The Deltaproteobacteria bacterium genome includes the window TATCAGTGAATGCTGATGCGCGCAGCTAAGGCGCTTGGTTTCGGTGGCGGATATGGAGCTAAGGTAGTGTCTTTTTTACGTTTGAGTTGGAATGTTTTCATCACCATTAGGAGGTACTCGCGATGAAAATCAGGCCCCTTCAGGACCGAATCCTGGTTAAAAGGCTGCAGAGCGAAGAGAAAACCGCCAGCGGCATCATCATCCCTGACAATGCTAAAGAGAAGCCACAAGAGGCGGAAGTGATCGCTGTCGGTTCCGGCAAGATCCTCGACGACGGCAAAGTGCGCAAGCCTGACGTTAAAGTTGGCGACCGCGTACTGTTCAGCAAATACGCTGGTTCCGAAGTCAAGATCGACGGCCACGAGCACCTGATCCTGCGCGAAGACGACCTTCTCGGCGTCCTCGTCTAAGAGTCTGTGACTTAGGTATTTCGGATTCTAAGTTTTGAGTATCTAACTGTTTTACGAAAGGTGGAACATGAGCGCTAAGATGATTAACTTCGGCGAAGATTCGCGCCGCAAAATTCTTACCGGTGTCAACGTACTCGCTGACGCCGTTAAAGTAACCCTCGGCCCCAAAGGCCGTAACGTTGTGATCGAAAAAAGCTTCGGCTCGCCAACCATCACCAAAGACGGCGTTTCCGTTGCTAAAGAAATCGAACTCGAAGACAAGTTCGAAAATATGGGCGCCCAAATGGTGAAAGAAGTCGCTTCGAAGACTTCCGACATCGCTGGTGACGGCACCACGACCGCTACGGTTTTGGCACAGGCGATCTACCGCGAAGGTAGCAAGCTGGTTGCTGCAAACCACAACCCGATGGAACTGAAAAAAGGCATCGACAAAGCTGTTGCTGAAGTCGTCAAGGCGCTTGAGAAAATCTCCCGCCCGACCGCTAGCCGCGAAGAGATCGCTCAAGTCGGCGCTATCTCGGCTAACAACGACCCAGAGATCGGCAAAATCCTAGCTGACGCTATGGACAAAGTCGGCCGTGACGGCGTTATCACCGTTGACGAAGCCAAAGGTCTCGAGACGACCCTTGAAACCGTCGAAGGTATGCAATTCGACCGCGGCTACCTGTCGCCTTACTTCGTTACCGACGCCGAGCGTATGACCGCTGTGCTCGAAGACGCTTACATCCTCCTCCACGAGAAGAAAATCTCGTCGATGAAAGAACTGCTGCCGATCCTCGAGAAGATCGCTCAAACCGGCCGTCCGTTCGTCATCGTCGCTGAAGACATCGACGGCGAAGCTCTGGCGACCCTCGTTGTTAACCGTCTGCGCGGCACGCTGAAATGCGCTGCTGTTAAAGCTCCTGGCTTCGGCGACCGCCGCAAAGCTATGCTGCAAGACCTGGCTGTCCTCACCGGCGGCAACCTGATCACTGACGATCTGGGTGCTAAGCTTGAGAACATGGGCCTTGCGGACCTCGGCCAAGCTAAACGCGTCACCATCGACAAAGACAACACCACCATCGTCGATGGCAAAGGCAAGCAAGCTGACATCCAAGCGCGCGTTAAGCAAATCCGCGCTGAGATCGAAAACACCAGCTCTGACTACGACAAAGAGAAGCTGCAAGAGCGTCTTGCTAAACTCGTTGGCGGCGTTGCTGTGGTTAAAGTCGGCGCAGCTACCGAAACCGAGATGAAAGAGAAAAAA containing:
- a CDS encoding co-chaperone GroES; protein product: MKIRPLQDRILVKRLQSEEKTASGIIIPDNAKEKPQEAEVIAVGSGKILDDGKVRKPDVKVGDRVLFSKYAGSEVKIDGHEHLILREDDLLGVLV
- the groL gene encoding chaperonin GroEL — protein: MSAKMINFGEDSRRKILTGVNVLADAVKVTLGPKGRNVVIEKSFGSPTITKDGVSVAKEIELEDKFENMGAQMVKEVASKTSDIAGDGTTTATVLAQAIYREGSKLVAANHNPMELKKGIDKAVAEVVKALEKISRPTASREEIAQVGAISANNDPEIGKILADAMDKVGRDGVITVDEAKGLETTLETVEGMQFDRGYLSPYFVTDAERMTAVLEDAYILLHEKKISSMKELLPILEKIAQTGRPFVIVAEDIDGEALATLVVNRLRGTLKCAAVKAPGFGDRRKAMLQDLAVLTGGNLITDDLGAKLENMGLADLGQAKRVTIDKDNTTIVDGKGKQADIQARVKQIRAEIENTSSDYDKEKLQERLAKLVGGVAVVKVGAATETEMKEKKARVEDALNSTRAAVESGIVPGGGTAFIRVQHVLDSLKLASSEQQFGVSIIRRAIEEPLRQISFNAGVEPAVVLERVKKGKDGEGFNALTETYEDLYKAGVIDPTKVSITALTNAASVAGLLLTTEAMIADKPKDEKEHSHAGAGGMGGMGGMGGMM